The Nicotiana tabacum cultivar K326 chromosome 14, ASM71507v2, whole genome shotgun sequence genome contains a region encoding:
- the LOC107774812 gene encoding uncharacterized protein LOC107774812, with the protein MGEVLPLCASARGLFLCTWTVSYQKCWQSLKTVVSFVKKFRWAWPASLGGPPSGGRPLVMGVEMLWWSLGILPYGCMVAAVLNFVRYPISLIVLIMLVGSYFFHLAVLYSIVYWHQHMPFRLIGAKAKFMIEVIPMITAAALHHLLEFNYGYLALLLCCTTYFYAFAHFLHLAYDIGGIDVLLGIVMQVLAYMLNVELLVRALALSFCFVLCFYRYMTYCAPELPVPRKKELEQLPC; encoded by the exons ATGGGTGAAGTTCTTCCTCTGTGTGCCTCTGCTCGTGGCTTATTCCTCTGCACTTGGACGGTTTCCTATCAGAAGTGCTGGCAGAGCTTGAAGACTGTGGTTTCATTTGTTAAGAAGTTTAGGTGGGCATGGCCAGCTTCATTGGGTGGTCCACCATCCGGTGGTA GGCCTCTCGTAATGGGCGTTGAGATGTTGTGGTGGTCTTTGGGCATCCTTCCCTACGGTTGCATGGTCGCTGCCGTTCTGAATTTTGTTCGTTATCCGATATCTCTCATCGTACTAATTATGTTAGTTGGGAGCTATTTTTTTCATTTGGCTGTGCTATACTCTATTGTTTATTGGCATCAGCACATGCCTTTCCGGTTAATTGGTGCCAAGGCGAAATTTATGATTGAGGTCATTCCTATGATAACTGCAGCAGCCTTGCATCACCTTTTGGAGTTCAATTATGGGTATCTCGCTCTACTGCTATGCTGCACCACATATTTTTACGCCTTTGCCCACTTCTTGCACTTAGCATATGATATCGGGGGAATAGACGTATTGCTGGGAATAGTCATGCAGGTTCTTGCTTACATGCTGAACGTAGAATTGTTAGTTAGAGCTTTGGCTTTGAGCTTCTGCTTTGTTTTATGTTTCTATAGATACATGACGTATTGTGCTCCTGAACTACCTGTTCCTCGTAAAAAGGAGTTGGAGCAGCTACCTTGTTGA